The Triticum aestivum cultivar Chinese Spring chromosome 3A, IWGSC CS RefSeq v2.1, whole genome shotgun sequence genome includes a region encoding these proteins:
- the LOC123059530 gene encoding uncharacterized protein → MWSASPPSRTDRNQAFAAGALQYRALSVNLQEAMKFKDNTSKLDVPTNNVRAADEQQPTNAAAGAATSAANPPAVSSSPPRRENLRRPSKAHAVPKKNIPGKRKDRAATPSDDDFVDPPARVSKASKPDKRKSKKGNINSSKKICPNYKCAPNQVLVAKKSLSGPVKAKLREYDFGIFLDLKLRSIENTKLLMFLMDRLDPNTLTLRITDNKHLKITRHSIECVLGLPDRGTNIVVTGKDIQKKALCELKMKLGVDQSEDVKVQDLIAQIVKDEEGDEFTIRCFVMILLNKLLLPGTFDYITGKEAAMTEDITKLCSVNWAKLIFDDIVNAYKSSHSKKTGTTNPSIHGCVLFLVVYYLDNLLGKPSTNPIVTPRINNITREEMLRLIDQDKIVLDRVGTFDALPLRSQVGTCNMEGAAPTTGGTPPSGSDIPYRSHSSPPACIVSMHRHLAGCFDDLCEPQQVAAMSALRRCDDDIQRLVLNICDRLMTTVEEIKCIVKDSRSNPPPPPPSPKAASTAAQFPLSGAGEDSNLHDERQQPCPTTGVDNSVNVMLNEGRNNVFDTSDLSYTQILMAAGVPKSQQGAILDGVFGSQWNS, encoded by the exons ATGTGGTCTGCATCTCCTCCCAGCAGGACGGACCGCAACCAGGCCTTCGCCGCTGGGGCTCTTCAGTATCGGGCCCTCTCCGTAAATTTGCAAGA AGCGATGAAGTTTAAGGACAATACCAGTAAGTTAGATGTCCCTACAAACAATGTTAGGGCTGCAGATGAGCAACAACCTACTAATGCTGCTGCTGGCGCAGCTACCTCTGCTGCTAATCCGCCTGCCgtttcttcctctccccctcgtcGTGAAAACCTTCGGAGGCCGTCAAAAGCTCACGCTGTTCCAAAAAAGAATATTCCGGGAAAGAGAAAGGATAGGGCAGCCACACCGAGCGATGATGATTTTGTTGACCCGCCAGCCCGTGTGAGCAAGGCCTCTAAACCTGACAAAAGGAAGTCCAAAAAG GGTAATATTAATAGTTCTAAAAAGATATGCCCGAACTATAAGTGTGCTCCCAACCAAGTTTTAGTGGCCAAGAAAAGTTTGTCTGGACCTGTGAAAGCTAAACTCAGAGAATATGACTTTGGAATATTCTTGGACTTGAAATTGAGAAGTATTGAGAATACCAAGTTGTTGATGTTCCTCATGGATAGGCTGGATCCCAATACGCTTACCTTGCGCATTACAGATAATAAGCACTTGAAAATTACTAGGCACTCCATCGAATGCGTTCTTGGGTTGCCAGATAGGGGTACAAACATAGTTGTAACCGGTAAAGACATCCAAAAGAAAGCATTATGTGAACTGAAGATGAAGCTTGGTGTCGATCAAAGTGAAGATGTCAAGGTGCAAGATTTGATTGCACAGATTGTGAAAGATGAAGAGGGTGATGAATTCACGATCAGGTGCTTCGTGATGATCCTCCTGAACAAGTTACTCTTGCCAGGGACTTTTGATTACATCACAGGAAAGGAGGCTGCAATGACGGAGGACATCACTAAGCTGTGCTCGGTAAATTGGGCTAAATTAATCTTTGATGACATTGTGAATGCCTATAAATCATCGCACTCAAAGAAGACCGGAACCACCAACCCCTCTATTCATGGCTGTGTGTTGTTCCTAGTT GTATATTATTTGGATAATTTGTTGGGAAAGCCTTCTACCAATCCCATCGTCACACCTCGGATAAATAACATTACGAGGGAGGAAATGTTGAGGCTCATCGACCAAGATAAGATAGTGCTTGACAGGGTTGGAACATTTGATGCTTTGCCG TTGAGGAGTCAGGTGGGCACTTGCAACATGGAGGGTGCGGCCCCTACAACTGGTGGCACTCCTCCAAGTGGTTCAGATATCCCGTATCGGTCACATTCTTCTCCTCCTGCATGTATTGTTAGCATGCATCGTCACCTCGCAGGTTGCTTTGATGATTTGTGTGAGCCACAACAGGTTGCAGCCATGTCGGCATTGCGAAGGTGCGATGACGACATCCAAAGGCTGGTGCTCAACATATGTGATCGACTGATGACGACAGTTGAGGAAATCAAGTGCATTGTGAAGGATTCTCGAtcgaacccaccaccaccaccaccaagccccAAGGCTGCTTCGACTGCTGCTCAATTTCCCCTGTCAGGTGCGGGAGAAGATTCAAACTTGCATGATGAGAGGCAGCAACCATGTCCCACAACTGGTGTTGATAACTCTGTAAATGTGATGCTTAATGAGGGCCGCAACAATGTTTTTGATACAAGTGACCTTAGTTACACTCAGATTCTTATGGCTGCTGGGGTTCCAAAATCTCAACAAG GTGCAATTTTGGATGGAGTATTTGGCAGTCAGTGGAATTCATAG
- the LOC123059529 gene encoding cationic peroxidase SPC4-like produces the protein MARGAPMLAAVVIAAVALGSVGAREQEAAGGGGDDLRQPTVAQGLSFDFYRQLCPRAESIVRDFVLDAVRKDIGLAAGLLRLHFHDCFVQGCDASVLLDGSATGPGEQQAPPNLTLRPSAFKAVNDIRDRLERECRGAVVSCSDILALAARDSVVASGGPEYRVPLGRRDSPRFATAQDVLSGLPPPSSNVPSLLDVLRKIGLDAADLVALSGGHTVGLGHCTSFDDRLFPRPDPTMSPDFLGRLKRTCPAKGTDARTVLDVRSPNVFDNKYYVNLVNWEGLFVSDQDLFTNATTRPIVERFARSQRDFFDQFGVSMVKMGQIKVLTGDQGQVRRNCSARNTGTADGLQWSSLVQTVVDAAAESLGF, from the exons ATGGCTCGTGGCGCCCCTATGCTTGCAGCGGTAGTGATAGCTGCGGTGGCACTTGGGTCTGTAGGGGCGAGAGAGCAGGAGGCCGCCGGCGGAGGGGGCGACGACTTGAGGCAGCCTACAGTGGCGCAGGGCCTGTCATTCGACTTCTACCGGCAGCTCTGCCCCAGGGCGGAGTCCATCGTGCGTGACTTCGTCCTGGACGCCGTCCGGAAGGACATCGGCCTCGCCGCCGGCCTGCTTCGCCTACACTTCCACGATTGCTTCGTGCAG GGCTGCGACGCGTCAGTGCTTCTAGACGGGTCGGCGACGGGGCCGGGGGAGCAGCAGGCGCCGCCCAACCTCACTCTCCGCCCGTCCGCCTTCAAGGCCGTCAACGACATCCGGGACCGACTGGAGCGCGAGTGCCGCGGCGCCGTCGTTTCCTGCTCCGACATCCTGGCGCTCGCCGCCCGCGACTCCGTGGTCGCCTCAGGCGGGCCGGAGTACCGCGTGCCCCTCGGGCGCCGCGACAGCCCCAGGTTCGCCACGGCGCAAGACGTTCTCTCCGGTCTTCCCCCGCCGTCCTCGAACGTGCCGTCCCTCCTCGATGTGCTCCGGAAGATCGGCCTCGACGCCGCCGACCTCGTCGCGCTCTCCGGCGGCCACACCGTGGGGCTCGGGCACTGCACATCCTTCGACGACCGGCTCTTCCCACGCCCTGACCCCACCATGAGCCCGGACTTCCTTGGCAGGCTGAAGCGGACGTGCCCGGCCAAGGGCACCGACGCGCGCACCGTGCTGGACGTGCGCTCCCCCAACGTGTTCGACAACAAGTACTACGTGAACCTGGTGAACTGGGAGGGGCTCTTCGTGTCCGACCAGGACCTCTTCACCAACGCCACCACCCGGCCCATCGTGGAGCGCTTCGCGCGCAGCCAGCGCGACTTCTTCGACCAGTTTGGCGTGTCCATGGTCAAGATGGGCCAGATCaaggtgctcaccggcgaccaggGCCAGGTTCGCCGCAACTGCTCCGCTCGCAACACCGGCACTGCTGACGGCCTCCAGTGGTCGTCCCTGGTGCAGACCGTCGTCGACGCCGCCGCGGAGAGCCTCGGTTTCTAA